Within the Eleginops maclovinus isolate JMC-PN-2008 ecotype Puerto Natales chromosome 13, JC_Emac_rtc_rv5, whole genome shotgun sequence genome, the region TCACTTAAAAATGCTCTGCAATGGATAAGGAACACTGTATAAGCACTGAGAAGATCACTTTTCCTCCCAAATGCATTATCTATAGAAGGGATGCCgaggtgtgggagagaaacagctGACAGCCAAAGTCAACATTACAAGGTACCATTGACTTTACATTATGACACGTTACAGCTGGACTGTATAGGTTTAAGCTCTATTCAGGCTGATTAtcatgatgtgttcaaatgCAATTATGTATAAATGTAGCTTTTGGATGAAacttaaatacaattgtttGATGGAGATGTCTAGACAGCTATATAGTAAAGAGAGTGAACTTTGAACTCATTAAAAAGCAGTGATTGAATTAATAGACTGTGAAAACTTGGGCtgaatgcatgtttgtttgtttgttgacacATTGTAGTCGTGTAatcattgtgttttatgttaTATAGTTGTGATTAGGTATAGTACAGGGCCAGTAGTACAAACGCCATCTTCCCTGCGTGTCAAATCATACATATGAATACACTAAACTACAAAAGGTTCTCTATGAGTATATGGcctgacattaaaaaaatgaagttaCTATTAATGAGATATTTCATAATGTACAGTAGTGGAAAATTGttgttaaataatgtaaaattgGAAAGATGCGAACCACAGAACATCCTACATGTAAACAGTATTTTGATCATACCTGGCATCGGCATCCCACTCCCCATCGCAGTGAGGACCGGCGTTGGTGCACTCGCTGGTGGGGGAGCATCTGCAAACAGCTGATGAGGCCTGTCTGCTTGGGAGAGAGGGTTTTGTGCAGCCAGGAGTCGCTCTGCGGCAGAGCCATGTCGCTCTCCTTTGGAGTCCTTCTTGAAGGCGTAGGACACAGTAATGGGCCTGTTACAGAGATACTGGCCATTCATGGCCTCAATGGCAGCATCTGATGCGTCAAAGCTCGCAAAATTGATGAAAGCATAACCCTTGGAGTTGCCGGTGTCTGGGTCTCGCATGATCTTCGGCGTCTGTAGGATCACGCCAAAGGCACTGAATGTGTCGTAGAGCAGTTTCTCGTCAATCTCAGGGTCCAGATTACCAATGAAGATGTTGGCACCAACATCCAGGTTTTTGTTGTGTGCAGAGGCCTTATTAACTCTAATGGGTTTGCCATAGAGCTTTATCATATTCATGATTTTGATGGCATAGTCAGCATCTTCTTCGCTAAGGAACTCCACAAAGCCATAACCTGAGGTGAGAAAAAAGGGTTACTACATGCATTTTTCTGGATACATAAAGAtgcatgttctttttttcttgtgtaaCATGTTGCATGCTTATATTAGCTATTACTCACCTTGATGTTGGCCAGTCACCCTGTCtttgggcatgtgtgtgttgacaaCAGGACCGGCCTGCAGGAAAAGCTCCCATAGTAACGGCTCGGATACTTTCTCATCCAAGCCGCCGACATACACAGTGGCatctgaaaacataaataacaagtTAAATAAACTTAGTAAGGAAATTTGCTAGATGTCCAAAATGGCATAGAACTTTACATGGATTTCCAAAGGAAAAAATATCAAGATATGAGCACATTCGTTGAATGAAAGCATGTGGCTTTAAGTAATTTGTAGAAGATTATAACATACTATTGTGAGATTACAGCTGGAGGACATGAGATCAActtgttttaaacaaaacaaaaataagcaatCAGTTACAATATTATTATATGACGTTGCTTCCAAATATCTTTAATAAGAGCCAAATGATGAACATAGAAGTGCCAACAGAACCATTGAACAGTTAAGCAGCGGGAAAAAGTTATTCTGTTAAATAGATGCCACCTTTATAAGGCTGCAAAGTAGCCAATAATACCCTTAAATACGTATACCTTTAATAGACAGCTTCAACTGAATTAAGACCAATAAGTTGTCTATCCTAACAGTTGTGTTATATTTTAACTGTAATTACAATATTACTTTCCACAGAACACATCTCTAACTTATCCACGGTTTCAAAATATCTTTCATATAGAAAATGTGTAGTCATTTGTTTAGCTTCTCGACATGGTGAGCTTGCTAGGCTAACTTTAGCTACTAGCTAACAGGATGTACCTCTGCTTCTAAAAtactcacagcagcagcagctatacttcaaataatacaaaatcaaCACTGCAGCCCcgttattataaagcaaacaCGTGAAATACATTAGGGGTTTATTAAACTTCATTGAATGGATAAAGCAGCagcaagctaagctaacaaatGAGCACTTCCATGTGATGGACTGGCGGATGTTTACCACTAACTATGAGCTAAACCGGCACTCAGTATAAAATTTAAATCAGATGTATATTCAAATATGactcaaagaaaagtctgaaaCACAATTAATAAAGATGTAGTTACCTTGGTTTCTTTCTGAAATTGGTCCCGCTGCCATGTTGAATGAGCAACGCCAGGCAAGCGTCCTAAACTAAGCCCCGCCTCTTCCTGCCTGTGCTTTCCGGGAGCGGAAGTGATAACATAGAATACCAAAATTCATAAAGTAAAAGCCCTCCCTATTTAtgcattactttaaaataatctttaagttatattatttacaACAATGAGCAATGTTGTGAATGCCAATTGAAGGCCTTATTGTTTATGACTTCTACTGACAACCATCCTGTGAAGTACTGCTCTTTATTATGAATTGAGGTTTTTAAAACAGATTCAGGTTCACAAGGACTGCAAATTAGCTTTGACTATAAGCCCCATACCATCTTTGACACATCAGTTACATGAAGTAAGTGTGTATATCTGTATTTCCAAAGAcctgaaacattttttaaagaggaacCAGGAATTCATGCAGCCATAATATTGAACCAATGTATATTGCTTGAAACAATAAGACATATTCCTTGATAGTCAATTTCCTACCTTGTTCCTTCTTAGCCCGTTTAGAGCCAAGACCCATGTGTGaatcatttatacatttttttataaaacgtgtacattttattctaaaaggTTTGAAAAGctactttttctttgttgtaaatTACACACACCATTAACCACTACTAATACATATCTGTAGACGAGTTGTGTACAAAACACTTGAAAACAAGCAACAAGACCTTTTAACAAACTTCTGTATGAGccattttattacattatataaatctaataaaagtataaacatggaatacaaaatgttcatagaaaatacatacaataagaGCCTTCAGAAACACTTTCATAAAACAATACTGTATGGAAtatgaaacattaaaaacaaacaatcaacaCAACATGcataaaagataaaaagaccaaggtttttttataaaatggataccaacaaaaatatattgtttaaaaaagaattcaTTGATAATGATCACAAAGAAAGATAATAGGCATTTCTAAGAAGAGAGCTCAAGATGAATGGCTTGTAGtcaaaaatcacaaacaaaaaaagcatctAAGAAACAAGAAATATGCAGgagaaaatataaacacacaatttaaGATCTTGAGCCTCATTCCTGTAAAAAGATCATTCAAATATGTCAGCTTTGCAGATGAGATTCTGTAAGCAGGAGAAAACCAAAGTGAAAAGGGAAATGTAAGATTTACGGGATTCAAGCTGCAGAATTGTGAGGTTTAAGTGTTCATTGTTTCAGTTCAAATCTCTATTTGAACTTTTCAGTATTTACTGAGGATTGCTGCAGAGACAAAACTTAATCAGAAACATCTTCCTGGTtgtgctgtacacatgtttgcAAGCGCAGTaccaaacaaacaatatacaaTGATTATAAGTGTATACCAAAGGTAGCAAGATTTGATAAATCCTTCAGAATCTTATGTCATGTAACATATTCAAttaatatttcaacatttttcagaaatgtgcTTATTCCCATTCAGGTGGCAAAATTCACGTCTATGCTGTACAAATTCAGATAATCAGCCTTTGTGTTAAGCTAATAGTCTGCTAGCTGAAGccttacatttaaaatggaCTAATAGGAAATGAGTAACTGTATTTCAGCAAGGGTATAAGCACATTCCTCAAGATGCCAAACATTTTCTATAAGTAACAGTAAAATAGCTTTTAATCTTTACCTTTacatgaaataacaaaaaacattgtaaaacagAGTGTTGCCCCCTTTAAAGACCTCATTAAAGGAAACGAAACGTTTAGGCTTTTAGCATGTGTAACTACTATGTGCAACCAATTTCAAAAAGGCACAATTATTCAGGGAAAAGAGACGCAGCAGCGAAGTGATAAAATGTAGTCTGGCTTAGATCATACTCCATCTcagcttctttgttttttatttgccgACTCCCCAAATTTAGTGTAATCAGTTTCTGCTGTTGATAATCCAGCATTTAGCAGTGAGAATGAGCGCTCCTGCtgtttaacttgcataactcACTGCACACACTATATCCAAAAAGAGCAACACTTTATCCATTAAACTCTAACTTCCATTACATGGGGTCTTTAAAAGGCTGCCAACCGAAATGACTTTATCCGTATTAtgtattcaatacattttagaTACATGGAGAAATATGAAGATATAACATATTCAGCATGAACTAAATTAGGTCCttcaacatgaaaacatttgataaGTGCGAGTCACGTACACTGTTTTTAGCCCATTGACTTACACTAAACACAAAAGATCCCtcaacttgtttttttggcCTTCACATTTCGACTCCAATCAACACTGTTCTTTGATTCTGCGAGATCCTGAATTACTTTTGAGTCTACTAAActcagttttatttctttaaacaaagcACTTAACAAAGCCAACCTGCATCACAATAACAGTTCAGTCGTCTAAATGTTAAACAGCATCGCTTTGCAGATCCTTAAGCTGATAGCACGCTAAAATACACATTCAGCTACTGTCATGGTCACCAAGCACACAATGAATACTAAAATAGTCAAAAgcccacaaaaaaaaagaaaaacagggtgATGGTTCAatatctgatttttttttgttgcaaaaacCTGAGCAATCAGACAAAtgctgaaatacaaacaaacctaCAAATTCTTATATGAGTGTGCTTCAATGCTGTCTTGAATTAATTTCAAGGTCCACAGATATACACTTTGTTTTGTACAACAGGCAGAAAACACTTTTGTATTTAAAGGTTTTGGGATGTACGATATTGTATTTGCAGATATTTGATGTAGTGGAAACGTGGAAACCGATATGCACATATTTTTTATCCATCATATTCCGTCTTATTGCAGGAAACATTAAGCCTCTCCTGTAGTGGAATTATTTACATATCATTATGCCTACTGTTGTTGCGATGGCCGCCTGGCATATGCGGCATAACATTGACTGGGCATAATAAGGAACACTACTTTAACTAAGGCAACATGTCAGACaagtcatatttgttttaatgaaacataTTAGCCTTTTGTTTCAGAGGAAAAGTATCATTATAGTATATTTCCTTTTAAAGCCTTTATCTGCCGATATTGATAGTTAGTTGGGATCTTTTATCCCCTTGCAGTTTTCCTgtgtttcaaaaatattttgattATCAAAGTACACATGGTACTTGCCAATAAGGTTTTAAGACCAATGCATTTCTATGAACTTATGTCCCGTACATTCAGTGATGAAAGGCAGGCTGTGTTTTATCTACTTTGACGTAAATAAAgtaggaaataataaaaaacatgttaaccCCAGTCAGTTGAGAAAGCCCAGCAAGTTTACAGGTATCTTTTTTAAAGCACTGTTATCCTGTCACAGGCACAAAAAGGCAACGGCTATAATGGCAAGTGTTGGTTTTAGGGACGGTTGAGCATTCTGTAAATCAAGGCCTGATTACCTGGTCCTCATGGTATTAAAAAGACAAGATACAAACCCTGTCAGACAAAGCACCTGTACATGTATGACGTAATCAATACTGTTACCAGGAGAGTGAAGGCATGTTTTTCCGCAATGGAGCCAGGTTTAGTGCGAGGGCAGCGTGGCAGTGTTGGCTGCGTTGAGTTGACCCACAGCGATCATCAGGATGTCCTTCTTCTCTTTGTAAAAACGCAGTTCTCTGCCTGCCAGCCTCGCGTCCTCCAGCTCTCGCTCCGTCGACGCCACCTCCTGCGCAATAGTGCTCGCCACACTCTGCTCCCGGTTCACCCAGTCTGCAGCCATCTGAGTGCGCATATCATCATCCAGAGCCCGGTGGGAGTAGTGAGCCAGCACTTCCTAAAATAGAATAAGAGAGAGAAAGCTAAGTGGACTTCCAATGTAAAAAGTAGTCAGGCTTGATTAAATCTTTACCTGTGCGTAAAGCAAGCATTGTATTTCCAATTATATAAGAAGATACTGATCTTATTCAGACAGACATGATTGATATGCTTTCTTAATAACTTGAAAACGTTGTGTTTCTACTATCAGTTGCATACATTTTCTAGCATTAAACTGCAATCTTGGTTTTTAcatcacattaaaaaatatgtataaccTTGACCGTTGCCGAAAAGACAAATTACCCAACTGGATATACAGACATAATATAACATCACAATATTTCAATAGTTCGGCAGAACATCTCTCGAATGAATCAAATCACTGTATTTAACCAACCTTAAACAGCTTAATGTATGATACTTGGTCCTGCTTTCTGAGAACTCCGAACCTTTTTTATTAAGCATCTTGTCTGTAAATGTACAAATTGGCTTGCGTTATGTTACCTTAAATATGCTGAAAAGAGAGCATTAGCATTGGACCTGTACTCGATATCAGCAGACTCTGAGTTAAGATATCAGACCTGGTATCAAGAAAGTTAAAAACAATTTCTTGCTTCTATAATTCACAAATCATCTGCATTAACCAAGAGGTTTAGGGAGAAATTatctatttaatttaatttcctctGCTTCAGTCATGCAATGACGGAAAGAAGGGACACAGAGGTTGTTTGTTTAGAAGACCAAATAAAACGTGATGAACACCACGTCTGCGATTGGATAATTGAACCCATGTGGGATTAAAAATGGTACCTGTCGGGAACACTGTCGTTCTCTCATGGCTTTCAGACTCCCATTCCAGTGCAGCAGCTGGAACACAGTCATCAGCtcctgaaacacatttaaaactgcaGGAATCAGGAAGGAAACTAGCCTCAAGAGACTAAATGTGTAGCAATTCAGTGTTGCAAAACAGTAATGCTTCCTTCAGATTTCCTTTTACCAATTAGACATAGGGTGGAGATGTTCTGGCTTCAAGCTCTGTGTTCAAATAGAAAGTGGTCACATGTCGGCTCAAACTGCTGTGTTTACTAGGACTGACCTCCCAATATTCGACTATTCGACGATTCGATTCGGAGAGGTCTGATTCGACTATGAACCTCGTAGTCGAATCTtcgtaaaatgttgttatacaacAAAGACCATACCATTCTGACTATATGTGGTGCCCGCGGCTGCCGAGCATTAATTGTTACATagaatgtcatttttttgttatataaaagcctattttaatgcaaaatctgtCTATTTTATGTGTATAAAGAGTTCCAATGATGTGTTCGTTTAAATGGTAGTCTTAGCTTATGACGGTATTAATAaatcacacccactgcagttGCGCAATCCAAATGAacgcaggtgagcagcacacaggaccgttagtgtttacggatttattggctcacaatggctactaaaaagacatcaaaagtgtggaactgttttgaaaaggttaaagatgacCCGGAGAAAGTGAAGTGTAAGTTGTGTGAACAGGTTCTTGCATATCACACGACGACAACCAACATGACATATCATTTGAAGCGGGTAAGGCTTGCtaactttacaaacaaacaaacagttctaccactcttttatcaatacaggcattaaaatattattgttatattattctatCATTTACAGTTACACCCGCAGTGTCATGACGACAACTCAGCCGGCACGTCTGCATCAGCGGCGGCCCCGAGATTAAcgcaaaaaaaacttgatttgagaccaccactttcagagaagagaaaaagggaaattactgaAAAGATTGCAGAGTTTGTGGCACTTGATATGAGGCCTGTGCGCATTGATGAGGGTGGGGGATTTAAAGAACTCTTGCGCACACTTGAGCCAAGCTACACCGTCCCTACAAGAGCTACGGTGATGGATAtcgtgcacacaaaatatctatCGACACGGTCAGAGATATACAGGGCAATACAGgactgtgaagctgtcagtttcacaactgatatctggacctcgcttcagatggaggcttatctcacagtcacatcacatttcatcactggagactggcgactggagagttttgttttagaaacaaaaaatggAGGACAGTCACACAGCCGATCACATTGCAGGAGAACTGACGGAGATAATTTGCGAGTGGGACATTCCAAGTACCAAGATCGTTTCTGTGGTGCATGACAATGCAGCAAACATGGTTGCGTGCACCAACCAGTTGGTCCAGCAGCCCTCctggggaaatatgaaaggggtGTGCTGCAGGGGCCacaatatttcatagttaatgatgagtaaagttgtttcgttcgttgacattgtctgattggtgacgtatttccgccctggggcgcaggaatctttgcccatagactctcgttaaaagttgtacatgcgcagtagctcctcttcaatacaagagataggacgatgttggggcgcacctctcctgcgccccgagctgaatgcagctggatttggcggcggggctgacatcacagccttctgtcataaagtatgtgtatggtccatgttatatatgatatatattatttaaatatatagatatagagatatatctagagatagatagagagatagatggatagatagatattatatatgtatattggccatctgtatagtaatatagcacatctgtatatttgttcatactacatctgtttatactatgccaattatttatttattttatacattttggagttatagccccccctggagaaaactccaccagccgccactgattacaactctgcataaacagcgctctgaagcaggaccccatttgccgcactgttgctgctgcaaggcgcttggtttctcatttcaaaaaaagcgcaaaggccaccacagcacttcaagataaacagaaacaacagaatgttCCTCAGCATAAACTGATGCAGGATGTTGTCACCCGTTGgaactctgtttatttgatgctcGATCGCTTGATCGAACAGAAGGGGCCAGTTTCAGCCGTGCTCACAGATGACATTGTGAGCAAACGGTCCGATCGTGACCTGGAGCTATCCACATCACAGTGgcgcacagcagaggacattgtcGCTGTTCTTAAACCAATGATCACTCTGACAGAGCTTTTGtcccaagaaaataatgcatccctgtctgccactgtccccatgcttatgaatattaaaaaaagacagtcGAACCACAAAGATCATCAAGACTACGCTGTCCGAGGAGATGGACAGGCGATGGGAGCTTAAATGGCAGGGCTGGAAAGAAGTGTAAAGTCATTTTGCACTAGTTCCAGGCTGTTGCGAtaaatttaattatttatttattttatcccgaGCCAAGAAATAGGTTCTTAACTGAGCGATAAAGGCATGTTTTGgcacattgttgtttttgaagccattttgttcCGATTTTATGTGAACTGTTCTGATGTTTAATATGCCCAGTTTCGTTCatctggctttaaataaataaaggtatttgtttcacacctaccatgttttttgagctcttttgtttgaaacggaaaaatataaagatctagctgctatctgaaaaaaaaaaaggttcgaCTATCAGTCGACTACGGCAAAATCTGACGAATCAGATTCGACTATGAAAATCTTTAGTCGAAAACAGCCCTAGTGTTTACCCTCTCTATAGATCTACAAGCAAACAAACTAATATATCCGGTCTCTATCTTTGTTATATTGTTTGCACATTCCAGCTTAACACATATAAAGCTCTTAACACGGCATCTAGGCTCAAACCCTTCGCACTGCTATTTGGAATTCTATCGTCAAACTATCCTCTGGCAGAAAATGTTAACACGACAAACATTCTTGAATTTTGCACACCTGAAACTCCAGCATGGATTTTCCTTTGTTGGACTCGAGCATGAAACGAAATGCTCCAATTCCTGTGTTAGGGTTGTCGGCCTCTTCTCTGTTtccctgtaaacaacaacaacaactatgtTAATGTCACCTAGTTGTGTTTGCTCAAACAACAGTTATGATGATATGAAGTCAAAACAAATTATGACATCTGACGGATGTTCCTTGAAGAAAAGTTGATGTAATATTTGTCACTTTTTGAATAATATCACGTTTTCAGGGAATCAATTATACATATTAACAATAGAAAGATATATATCCAAAGATTATCTATAAcgcaaacaatataaaaaatatacagaatacacTGCAATGGACTAACCTAATACTgacacaattaaaaacatatgaTATACATCCTTAAGTGTGCAAAGTAgtcacagttttaaaataaaatataaaagcagtGAGGCAGTGCGAGGGTAAAAAACAGTAACACATTAACTAATACTAATGCatcattttaatcttttttcctgaaagtTTCCTTCACATATACCCACAACATACTGCACTACACTGACAGTGAAACACTTGAGCGCAGAACTCTCTGTAATCTATTATGAATAACTTGCATTGAAGGACGCCAGCGCCTCACTGACGCTCTTCTCTATGAAGTCGTCTGTGATGCGTCGGGAGGGATGTTCATTGAAAACAGAGTTCATCAGGGCGATCTTGGCAGCGCTGCGTCGTGCCTCGGCTTTGGTGGGACAGAACTGTCAAAACGGGGAAGGAAACATGGATTAGCGGTCAGATATGATCACTGTTTAAGGTTTGCAGTCCAAAAGACAATGCCAGCCAGTGTTTATGTGGAGTTCacagtatgcacacacactttttatctGTTCTGTGGTCTTAAATTGTATCCATATTTGGTGTGTTGTGGTTGCAACATATGTTTTGGCCCAGAGTGATTTTAATTTAGATGCAGTGTTCAAAGGGAGAGACAGATGGGAGAAAATTGCCTAATATTTCCAACTCCAACTGAGCCCTCCAGTGGTCCATGTCGGACATTTTTAAGCATGTAACTAACATGAAATTTGAGTGACCACTTTTGTTACAATCATACTCTATGAAGGATTCTCCGAAACACCAACAAGCACTTTgttaaaatcaaagaaaaatgatgtGATGATTAAACACAGCGTACCTGGAAACTTCCGAAGCAGCTGCCTCCGGGAAGACTGACATAGCAGACATAAGGAGGGCTGCTGGATGGGACCATTTCATAAACAACTAGAGCTCCGTTACGCAGGTCGGCGCCTCTGGTCAGCTTCATCTGCCAAAACTCCTGCAGAGCTTCAACCACGTTTACTGCAGGGCAAAGACATGAAAGAAACCTCATCACAAGCCGGAAACATGAGAATAAGTAGTCTCAATGTATCAAAATATAATGGAGGGAAAACAGATTTGAGCAAGAAGGATTGTAAACAGGAtggagatcacacacacacacacacacacacacacacacacacacacacacacacacacacacacacacacacacacacacacacacacacacacacacacacacacacacacacacacacacacacacacacacacacacacacacacacacacacacacacacacacacacacacactcactattGGGGATTGTTGACAACTGAAGTCATACTGGGAAATGATTCCTGCGGACAAACTTGCCATTTTTGAACATTGACTTATCACAGGACCACCATGTTTTTATATCATGGAGGCACTCTAGCATGGAGCTATGGACTAGCCAAAGGCTGATTTACTGTATCGTTTATTGGCAGATGCTGGCTCAAACAACTGCCACCCACACTCAATTATAGGCAAGATATGTTATTGGCTTTGTAATCAATGGGAAAATAACAGCGCaacttaaagagacagactttTTTTAATGGGCTCTTGTTACTATTGCTTTTGTATTAGCAATGAGATAAGGTACGATATGATTGTGAACTTCGCAAAAgcttctgtttctttctttattttgagttttgagGTTACTCTCTAGCTGGATGCAAATGATGCCATGATTTATAAtctgtttttggttgtttgctgaacttcaaatatttatatttctttacatttcctgACAAGGCAGCTGTGTACAATTCAAATGTACAAAAGTATgagtaaacattttattcaaacaaaaagagggggagaaaatcGTTGTCACAGTGTGGTCAATCAACATTTTCTAACTGTACTCTGTGACATCTTctctaaacacaaacacaggaaagggagggggaaaaggTCATCTTAAGGATGCCGGAGGGTTTTTCCTGGAAATATTAAGTGGTGGCTGATGAGAAGAAACTCTGTATCACCTCAGAGGAGTCCCTCCCTACAACTCTACATTTTATAGGCTTATGTGACAAAGCTACATCCCTGCCCTGCAAAagggaaacaacaacaaagaaggCAGTAAAGGATTTGTGGCTGAGTCGGAAATTATTACTTGTGTTTGGATCTGCAGGGAGATGTGATTGCAGCAAACATCATTCGTTTCTCTTAGCTCTTTGCTGCAGAGCTCTCGCTGCTTCAATCTGGAGACTGATGAGTGCGTTTTAGAGCTCAGTTCTGATATTTGATATATAAATCCCTAAACTGCAATCCAAACAAGAAAGTTACTGCTCTTACTGTGTGTAAAAGGAAATACTGTGCTCTCTAAAAACAGTTTTCTTGCTGTTTGccaatacaaagaaaaaacgtgcaacatgtaaacaacaattTGCTATTGAGAACAGCCAATTAAGTGTTATTAACAAGGCACGTAGCTCACCGTTATTTTTACAACAAAGACATTTCTCATATGTATCATTCCAATAGTGAACCTAAGCTAGTGCTAGATGTATGATGACTCATATAATTGTATAAGATAAGTTTCCATAAACCAGAGTCCACCAGAAATAGACtcaagaaaacaaatcattcaGACCCTAACCAAGTTATTTTCGAGCCTCTACAGGGATCAGGGCAGTGATACGATAGAAAGACAGGAAATCTTCAGAGATAGAGGAGGATGGCATGTGACAATGG harbors:
- the sf3b4 gene encoding splicing factor 3B subunit 4 — encoded protein: MAAGPISERNQDATVYVGGLDEKVSEPLLWELFLQAGPVVNTHMPKDRVTGQHQGYGFVEFLSEEDADYAIKIMNMIKLYGKPIRVNKASAHNKNLDVGANIFIGNLDPEIDEKLLYDTFSAFGVILQTPKIMRDPDTGNSKGYAFINFASFDASDAAIEAMNGQYLCNRPITVSYAFKKDSKGERHGSAAERLLAAQNPLSQADRPHQLFADAPPPASAPTPVLTAMGSGMPMPGMPPPGFPNVPPPGSMPPSMPPSMSMPPNAGGPGQQGGGPPPGPPPFPGSMHPGMPQMPMPPGPPGMVPPPPAPPGSNQSRAPLPPGMPPPPMGMPPRTPYGHPMGHPVPPGMRGPPPMPPPGYGAGLPPRPPFGFQRGPPMPPRPPGVPPRVPMRAPMPP
- the lix1l gene encoding LIX1-like protein; protein product: MESHVLPDSIRPQRLQPGIGFGSAPTGTLRSSLRPGVTVPIAPLLPSPASLSASSGPPPPPPPLQLHSLYGGLGAGPWPGAGHCNPGNPAVLKEAVEAVVRSFAKHTQGYGRVNVVEALQEFWQMKLTRGADLRNGALVVYEMVPSSSPPYVCYVSLPGGSCFGSFQFCPTKAEARRSAAKIALMNSVFNEHPSRRITDDFIEKSVSEALASFNGNREEADNPNTGIGAFRFMLESNKGKSMLEFQELMTVFQLLHWNGSLKAMRERQCSRQEVLAHYSHRALDDDMRTQMAADWVNREQSVASTIAQEVASTERELEDARLAGRELRFYKEKKDILMIAVGQLNAANTATLPSH